A region from the Janthinobacterium agaricidamnosum genome encodes:
- a CDS encoding RidA family protein, which translates to MEITRLHVGKRLSEVAIHNNTIYLAGQIAEDTTQGIVGQTREVLGHVDRLLMEAGSDKTCILSCQIYIADMKDFDGMNEVWDDWVASGHTPPRATVEAKLANPACLVEIVIIAAER; encoded by the coding sequence ATGGAAATTACACGACTGCACGTAGGCAAACGCCTTTCTGAAGTAGCGATACACAACAACACCATCTACCTGGCGGGACAGATCGCGGAAGACACCACGCAAGGCATCGTCGGCCAGACGCGTGAAGTGCTCGGCCACGTCGACCGTTTGCTGATGGAAGCGGGCAGCGACAAGACCTGCATCCTGTCGTGCCAGATCTACATCGCCGACATGAAGGATTTCGACGGCATGAATGAAGTGTGGGACGACTGGGTCGCTTCCGGTCACACGCCGCCGCGCGCCACGGTGGAAGCGAAACTGGCCAATCCGGCTTGCTTGGTAGAAATCGTCATCATCGCTGCAGAGCGCTAA